From one Streptomyces sp. CA-210063 genomic stretch:
- the pstA gene encoding phosphate ABC transporter permease PstA — MSNATLSNKGPSTLRAASLPKWFSWAVAAGSIALGLGISAAAGLESSIQWALIAGVLFVLGSFVITTRVEGRRQAKDRVATSLVWVAFLLAVIPLASLVYETVKRGVKVLDGYFLSHSMGVVSTSEPGGGIYHAILGTLEQVGLATAISVPVGVLTAIYLVEYGRGRLAKAVTFFVDVMTGIPSIVAGLFILSTWILILDMGYSGFAGAMALTILMLPVVVRSTEEMLKLVPNELREASLALGVPKWRTILKVVLPTAIGGITTGVMLAVARIAGETAPVLLLVWGSNYINANPFADPQASLPMYIYLQFQQSGGSGAAYDRAWAASLTLIAFIMILNLAARGIARWKAPKTGR; from the coding sequence ATGAGCAACGCAACCCTCTCCAACAAGGGCCCGAGCACGCTGCGCGCCGCGTCCCTGCCCAAGTGGTTCTCGTGGGCGGTCGCCGCCGGCTCGATCGCCCTGGGCCTCGGTATCAGCGCCGCGGCCGGCCTCGAGAGCTCCATCCAGTGGGCCCTGATCGCCGGAGTCCTCTTCGTCCTCGGGTCGTTCGTCATCACGACGCGCGTCGAGGGCCGCCGACAGGCCAAGGACCGCGTGGCGACCAGCCTCGTCTGGGTCGCCTTCCTCCTCGCCGTCATCCCGCTGGCCTCCCTGGTCTACGAGACCGTCAAGCGCGGTGTGAAGGTCCTCGACGGCTACTTCCTCAGTCACTCGATGGGCGTGGTCTCCACCTCCGAGCCCGGCGGCGGTATCTACCACGCCATCCTCGGCACCCTGGAGCAGGTCGGCCTCGCCACGGCGATCTCCGTGCCGGTCGGTGTGCTGACCGCGATCTATCTGGTCGAGTACGGCCGCGGCAGGCTCGCCAAGGCCGTCACCTTCTTCGTCGACGTCATGACGGGTATTCCGTCGATCGTCGCGGGCCTGTTCATCCTCAGTACCTGGATCCTGATCCTGGACATGGGCTACTCCGGCTTCGCCGGCGCGATGGCGCTGACGATCCTGATGCTGCCGGTCGTCGTCCGCTCCACCGAGGAGATGCTCAAGCTCGTCCCGAACGAGCTGCGCGAGGCCTCGCTGGCGCTGGGCGTGCCGAAGTGGCGCACCATCCTCAAGGTCGTGCTGCCGACCGCCATCGGCGGTATCACGACGGGTGTGATGCTCGCGGTCGCCCGTATCGCCGGTGAGACCGCTCCGGTCCTGCTGCTGGTGTGGGGTTCGAACTACATCAACGCGAACCCCTTCGCCGATCCGCAGGCGTCGCTGCCGATGTACATCTATCTGCAGTTCCAGCAGAGCGGCGGCTCCGGTGCGGCGTACGACCGTGCCTGGGCGGCGTCACTGACGCTCATCGCCTTCATCATGATCCTGAACCTGGCGGCCCGTGGCATCGCCCGCTGGAAGGCCCCGAAGACCGGTCGCTGA
- a CDS encoding FAD-binding oxidoreductase, giving the protein MERRTFIGGGAAALTTLATSACTAERTGTTTQSTDTSLRTATGTTTGAGAAATAAPDTASKSTAANWSALARDLDGPLIRPGDKSWSTARQLYNTRFDNLKPTAVAYVAHPDDIRTTLTYAKAHDIKVSIRNGGHSYAGWSSGNGRLVIDVSKLNKVRASANEAVVGAGAKLIDVYRALAAKGVTIPAGSCPTVGVCGLTLGGGHGVASRAYGLTCDSLTQATLITADGTQLIANATTNKDLFWALRGAGNGNFGVVTELRFKTHPAAKGVTAYLTWPWSKAAAVLKAWQEWGPTQPDEIWSSCHIQNGGTPSVSVAAFSLGTYGDLENALDRLADRVGTPARSVSLKRRSYEDAMEGYAGCSSFSTDAKCHLPGSTPGRSPEGALRRETYAARSDFFDRSISSAGIQTLLTQITGVRGGAGSIQLTALGGQVNRVSPTATAFVHRRSRMLAQYLASWKPGTSGTTAQSWLNTAHKSMTRHASGAAYQNYTDPTLPNWKKSYYGDAAPRLTTLKKKYDPKNFFNFPQSL; this is encoded by the coding sequence ATGGAACGACGCACCTTCATCGGCGGCGGCGCAGCCGCACTGACCACCCTCGCCACCTCCGCCTGCACAGCCGAACGCACCGGCACCACCACCCAGTCCACGGACACCTCCCTCCGAACAGCCACCGGCACAACAACCGGCGCAGGCGCAGCCGCAACCGCAGCCCCCGACACCGCCTCCAAATCCACCGCCGCCAACTGGTCCGCCCTCGCCCGAGACCTCGACGGCCCCCTCATCCGCCCCGGCGACAAGTCCTGGTCCACAGCCCGCCAGCTCTACAACACCCGCTTCGACAACCTCAAACCCACCGCCGTCGCCTACGTCGCCCACCCCGACGACATCCGCACCACCCTCACCTACGCCAAGGCCCATGACATCAAGGTCTCGATCCGCAACGGCGGCCACTCCTACGCCGGCTGGTCCTCCGGCAACGGCCGGCTCGTCATAGACGTCTCGAAACTGAACAAGGTCCGCGCCTCCGCGAACGAAGCCGTGGTCGGCGCCGGCGCGAAACTCATCGACGTCTACCGAGCCCTGGCCGCCAAGGGCGTGACCATCCCGGCCGGCTCCTGCCCCACCGTCGGCGTCTGTGGCCTCACCCTCGGCGGCGGCCACGGAGTGGCCTCCCGCGCCTACGGCCTGACCTGCGACAGCCTCACCCAGGCCACGCTGATCACAGCGGACGGCACACAACTGATCGCGAACGCCACCACCAACAAGGACCTCTTCTGGGCCCTACGAGGCGCCGGCAACGGCAACTTCGGCGTGGTCACCGAACTCCGCTTCAAGACCCACCCGGCCGCAAAGGGCGTCACCGCGTACCTCACCTGGCCGTGGTCGAAGGCCGCCGCCGTACTGAAGGCCTGGCAGGAGTGGGGCCCGACCCAGCCCGACGAGATCTGGTCGTCCTGCCACATCCAGAACGGAGGCACCCCGTCCGTCTCGGTCGCCGCCTTCTCCCTCGGCACCTACGGCGACCTCGAAAACGCCCTCGACCGCCTGGCCGACCGCGTCGGCACCCCCGCCCGCAGCGTCTCCCTCAAGCGCCGCTCGTACGAGGACGCCATGGAGGGCTACGCGGGCTGCTCCTCCTTCTCGACCGACGCCAAGTGCCACCTGCCCGGCTCGACCCCGGGCCGCTCCCCCGAGGGCGCGCTGCGCCGCGAGACGTACGCGGCCCGCTCGGACTTCTTCGACCGCTCGATCTCCTCGGCGGGCATCCAGACCCTCCTGACCCAGATCACCGGAGTACGAGGCGGAGCCGGCTCCATCCAGCTGACAGCCCTCGGCGGCCAGGTCAACCGCGTCTCCCCCACAGCCACGGCCTTCGTCCACCGCCGCTCCCGCATGCTGGCCCAGTACCTCGCCTCCTGGAAGCCCGGCACCTCCGGCACGACAGCCCAGTCCTGGCTGAACACGGCCCACAAGTCCATGACCCGCCACGCCTCCGGCGCCGCCTACCAGAACTACACCGACCCCACCCTCCCCAACTGGAAAAAGTCCTACTACGGCGACGCGGCCCCCCGCCTCACCACCCTGAAGAAGAAGTACGACCCCAAGAACTTCTTCAACTTCCCGCAGTCCCTGTAG
- a CDS encoding phosphatase PAP2 family protein gives MAGLAAHAALAAESGSNPDVELLYDINGLAKDAPAWLDRVMEFVGEYGLLIVMVLLILGCWWSVRRRGGEDAASSVAALVWAPLAAGIAVLVNVPIRGFVERPRPFRDHEGLDVLVAGKTDYSFVSDHATLIMAMAVGLFVADRKFGVVGLVVGLLGGFIRVYMGVHYPTDVIGGFALGTAVVLLLSPLAMALLTPVMKAVERSARVGWVVRGRGRDEGRAVVSGARVEGVSAEERDLAA, from the coding sequence ATGGCTGGACTCGCCGCGCATGCCGCACTTGCCGCTGAATCCGGATCCAATCCCGACGTCGAGCTGCTCTACGACATCAATGGTCTGGCCAAGGACGCGCCCGCCTGGCTCGACCGGGTGATGGAGTTCGTGGGGGAGTACGGGCTTCTCATCGTCATGGTGCTGCTGATCCTGGGGTGCTGGTGGAGCGTGCGGAGGCGGGGCGGGGAGGATGCCGCGTCGTCCGTCGCCGCGTTGGTGTGGGCGCCGCTCGCCGCCGGTATCGCCGTGCTGGTCAATGTGCCGATACGTGGGTTCGTCGAGCGGCCTCGGCCCTTTCGCGATCACGAGGGGCTGGACGTGTTGGTCGCCGGGAAGACCGACTACTCGTTCGTGAGTGATCACGCGACGCTGATCATGGCGATGGCGGTGGGGCTGTTCGTCGCCGACCGGAAGTTCGGGGTGGTCGGGCTGGTGGTCGGGCTGCTCGGGGGGTTCATCCGGGTTTACATGGGGGTGCACTATCCGACCGATGTGATCGGTGGGTTCGCGTTGGGGACCGCTGTTGTCCTGTTGCTGTCGCCGCTTGCCATGGCTCTGCTCACGCCGGTGATGAAGGCGGTGGAGCGGTCGGCTCGGGTGGGGTGGGTTGTGCGGGGTCGGGGGCGGGATGAGGGGCGAGCGGTGGTTTCTGGGGCTCGGGTTGAGGGGGTTTCTGCGGAGGAGCGGGATTTGGCGGCCTGA
- the pstB gene encoding phosphate ABC transporter ATP-binding protein PstB, which translates to MAKRIDVSGLNAYYGSFRAIEDISMAVEPRTVTAFIGPSGCGKSTFLRTLNRMHEVTPGGRVEGKVMLDDENLYGAGVDPVAVRREVGMVFQRPNPFPTMSIYDNVAAGLKLVGNKKKSELDDIVEKSLKGANLWNEVKDRLNKPGSGLSGGQQQRLCIARAIAVEPKVLLMDEPCSALDPISTLAIEDLIGELKERFTIVIVTHNMQQAARVSDRTAFFNLAAVGQPGKLIEIDDTERIFSNPSVQATEDYISGRFG; encoded by the coding sequence ATGGCCAAGCGAATTGACGTCAGCGGCCTCAACGCGTACTACGGCTCCTTCCGGGCCATCGAGGACATCTCGATGGCCGTCGAGCCCCGTACGGTGACGGCCTTCATCGGCCCCTCCGGCTGCGGCAAGTCCACGTTCCTGCGCACCCTGAACCGGATGCACGAGGTCACGCCGGGCGGCCGCGTCGAGGGCAAGGTCATGCTCGACGACGAGAACCTGTACGGCGCCGGGGTCGACCCCGTGGCCGTGCGGCGTGAGGTCGGCATGGTCTTCCAGCGCCCGAACCCGTTCCCCACGATGTCGATCTACGACAACGTGGCGGCGGGCCTGAAGCTGGTCGGCAACAAGAAGAAGTCCGAGCTGGACGACATCGTCGAGAAGTCCCTCAAGGGCGCGAACCTCTGGAACGAGGTCAAGGACCGCCTCAACAAGCCGGGCTCCGGCCTCTCCGGTGGTCAGCAGCAGCGGCTGTGCATCGCCCGCGCGATCGCGGTCGAGCCGAAGGTCCTGCTGATGGACGAGCCGTGCTCCGCGCTCGACCCGATCTCGACGCTCGCCATCGAGGACCTCATCGGTGAGCTGAAGGAGCGCTTCACGATCGTCATCGTGACGCACAACATGCAGCAGGCGGCGCGTGTCTCGGACCGTACGGCGTTCTTCAACCTCGCCGCGGTCGGGCAGCCCGGCAAGCTCATCGAGATAGACGACACGGAGCGGATCTTCTCCAACCCGTCCGTCCAGGCCACGGAGGACTACATCTCCGGCCGCTTCGGCTAG
- the pstS gene encoding phosphate ABC transporter substrate-binding protein PstS, whose amino-acid sequence MKLQRKNRLRALSLGAVAVTGALTLTACGSDDTTGGASGTGGSSASASDIDCGDAKGQLLADGSSAQKNAIDAWVKQYQSVCKDVVINYKGSGSGAGITAFTQGQVAFAGSDSALKPEEVTASKEICSGGQGIDLPMVGGPIAVGYNVPGVDNLILDAKTLALIFDSKITNWNDKAIAALNPDAKLPDLKIQAFHRSDESGTTDNFTKYLIAASGDNWKYEGGKAWEAKGGQSAQGSSGVAQGVKETKGAISYMELSYAKDGISTVDVKTGAAAPVEATVENATKAIAEAEIVGTGKDLALKVNYEPTAEGAYPITLVTYEIVCDKGNKAETLPATKSFLTYIASEDGQALLSEAGYAPMPEEIITKVRTTISELS is encoded by the coding sequence GTGAAGCTTCAGCGCAAGAACCGGCTGCGCGCCCTTTCTCTCGGCGCTGTCGCCGTCACCGGCGCCCTGACCCTCACGGCGTGCGGGTCGGACGACACCACTGGTGGCGCGAGCGGTACCGGCGGCAGCTCGGCGTCCGCCAGCGACATCGACTGCGGCGACGCCAAGGGCCAGCTGCTGGCCGACGGCTCCTCCGCGCAGAAGAATGCGATCGACGCCTGGGTGAAGCAGTACCAGAGCGTCTGCAAGGACGTCGTGATCAACTACAAGGGCAGCGGCTCGGGCGCGGGTATCACCGCGTTCACCCAGGGCCAGGTCGCCTTCGCGGGTTCCGACTCGGCGCTGAAGCCCGAAGAGGTCACGGCCTCCAAGGAGATCTGCTCCGGCGGTCAGGGCATCGACCTGCCGATGGTCGGCGGCCCGATCGCGGTCGGTTACAACGTCCCGGGTGTCGACAACCTGATCCTGGACGCCAAGACCCTCGCCCTGATCTTCGATAGCAAGATCACGAACTGGAACGACAAGGCCATCGCGGCGCTGAACCCCGACGCGAAGCTGCCCGACCTCAAGATCCAGGCCTTCCACCGCTCGGACGAGTCCGGCACCACGGACAACTTCACCAAGTACCTGATCGCCGCGTCCGGCGACAACTGGAAGTACGAGGGTGGCAAGGCGTGGGAGGCCAAGGGCGGCCAGTCCGCGCAGGGCTCCTCCGGTGTCGCCCAGGGCGTCAAGGAGACCAAGGGCGCGATCTCCTACATGGAGCTCTCCTACGCCAAGGACGGCATCAGCACGGTCGACGTCAAGACCGGTGCCGCCGCCCCGGTCGAGGCGACCGTCGAGAACGCCACCAAGGCCATCGCCGAGGCCGAGATCGTGGGCACGGGCAAGGACCTCGCGCTGAAGGTCAACTACGAGCCCACCGCCGAGGGCGCCTACCCGATCACCCTGGTCACCTACGAGATCGTCTGTGACAAGGGCAACAAGGCGGAGACCCTGCCCGCCACCAAGTCCTTCCTCACCTACATCGCGTCCGAGGACGGCCAGGCGCTGCTCTCCGAGGCCGGGTACGCCCCGATGCCCGAGGAGATCATCACCAAGGTCCGTACGACCATCTCGGAACTGAGCTGA
- the pstC gene encoding phosphate ABC transporter permease subunit PstC, whose product MDISTKDTPAPPTPQPSDAEQKRAARAATRPGDRIFLGLSRGSGIFLLALMAAIAVFLSYRAALAISKDEANFFTTFEWNPTAVPPTFGIAVLAFGTVVSSVIAMAIAVPVAVGIALFITHYAPRRLGGSIAYVIDLLAAVPSIVYGLWGALVLVPQLDGLYGWLDDYLGWTGIFEWQGGAPRSMFTVGILLAIMILPIITNVSREVFRQVPQMHEEAALALGATRWEVIRMAVLPFGRSGVISASMLGLGRALGETMAVAMVLSSSFEINASLLDPGGGTFAQNIASKFNEATEMGRDALIASGLVLFVITLLVNGAARMIIARRKEFSGANA is encoded by the coding sequence ATGGACATATCTACAAAAGACACTCCTGCTCCCCCCACCCCACAGCCTTCCGACGCCGAGCAGAAGCGCGCCGCACGCGCGGCGACCCGCCCCGGCGACCGGATCTTCCTCGGCCTGAGCCGGGGTTCCGGCATTTTCCTCCTTGCGCTCATGGCGGCCATCGCCGTGTTCCTCAGCTACCGAGCCGCGCTCGCGATCAGCAAGGACGAGGCCAACTTCTTCACCACCTTCGAGTGGAACCCCACCGCGGTCCCGCCGACCTTCGGTATCGCGGTCCTGGCCTTCGGCACCGTCGTCTCGTCGGTCATCGCGATGGCCATCGCGGTCCCGGTCGCGGTCGGTATCGCCCTGTTCATCACGCACTACGCCCCGCGCAGGCTCGGCGGCTCCATCGCGTACGTGATCGACCTGCTCGCCGCCGTGCCTTCCATCGTCTACGGCCTCTGGGGCGCCCTCGTCCTCGTACCGCAGCTCGACGGGCTCTACGGCTGGCTGGACGACTACCTCGGCTGGACCGGCATCTTCGAATGGCAGGGCGGCGCCCCCCGTTCGATGTTCACCGTCGGCATCCTGCTCGCGATCATGATCCTGCCGATCATCACCAACGTGAGCCGCGAGGTCTTCCGCCAGGTCCCGCAGATGCACGAGGAGGCCGCCCTGGCCCTCGGCGCCACGCGCTGGGAGGTCATCCGCATGGCCGTCCTGCCCTTCGGGCGCTCCGGTGTCATCTCCGCCTCGATGCTCGGCCTCGGCCGCGCGCTCGGCGAGACGATGGCCGTGGCGATGGTCCTCTCCTCCAGCTTCGAGATCAACGCCAGCCTGCTGGACCCGGGCGGCGGCACGTTCGCCCAGAACATCGCCAGCAAGTTCAACGAGGCCACCGAGATGGGCCGTGACGCCCTCATCGCCTCCGGTCTGGTTCTGTTCGTGATCACCCTGTTGGTCAACGGCGCGGCCCGCATGATCATCGCCCGCCGCAAGGAGTTCTCGGGGGCCAACGCATGA